From the genome of Pelobacter propionicus DSM 2379, one region includes:
- a CDS encoding VOC family protein gives MNVHRSRHSIQFSVADLAVTEAFYAGILELPVQRSFTTPGAPDHLMLDMGEITVIFVDESDVIRAHPVLEQRLGMFPRGIGATLHFSVKDIEGINDAILEEDLEILYPLELKPYGVKELWCFDPDGYLIVLDEPVALRP, from the coding sequence ATGAACGTGCATCGCTCCCGTCATTCCATCCAGTTCTCCGTGGCTGACCTGGCGGTAACCGAGGCGTTCTACGCCGGAATCCTGGAACTCCCGGTGCAGCGCTCCTTCACCACCCCCGGCGCGCCGGATCACCTCATGCTGGACATGGGGGAGATCACCGTCATCTTCGTGGACGAGAGCGACGTTATCAGGGCCCATCCGGTGCTGGAGCAGCGCCTGGGCATGTTCCCCCGCGGCATCGGTGCGACCCTGCATTTCAGTGTCAAGGATATCGAGGGAATCAACGACGCCATCCTGGAGGAGGATCTGGAGATCCTCTACCCCCTGGAACTCAAGCCGTACGGCGTCAAGGAACTCTGGTGCTTCGACCCGGACGGGTACCTGATCGTGCTGGACGAACCGGTCGCCTTACGGCCATAG
- a CDS encoding YkgJ family cysteine cluster protein, whose product MDDLLERYGILLREVDSWFAACLDRHGDLIACNRGCSSCCRGLFDITLLDALYLRQGFDLLPDRVKLDIRRKALSRLHGIEERWPRFSEPWLLNPIPEEEWDGIMPEDDETPCVLLSEQGVCLVYEHRPMTCRLNGIPLIDSSGEELFDDWCTMNFIDQDPRSLPDLRHPFKELFAQELLLFREMTTRILGTAHNEIDTLIPAALCMDAEMIAHLCQGEHRGRTTR is encoded by the coding sequence GTGGATGATCTGCTGGAACGATACGGGATCCTGCTGCGGGAGGTTGACAGCTGGTTCGCCGCCTGCCTGGACAGGCACGGCGACCTGATCGCCTGCAACAGGGGCTGTTCCTCCTGCTGCCGTGGCCTGTTCGACATCACCCTGCTGGATGCCCTCTATCTGCGACAAGGCTTCGACCTTTTGCCGGACAGGGTGAAGCTCGACATCCGCCGCAAGGCGCTCTCCCGCCTCCACGGCATCGAAGAGCGCTGGCCCCGGTTCAGTGAACCCTGGCTGCTCAACCCGATCCCCGAGGAAGAGTGGGACGGCATCATGCCCGAAGATGACGAGACCCCCTGCGTGCTGCTCTCCGAGCAGGGGGTCTGCCTGGTCTACGAGCACCGTCCCATGACCTGCCGCCTGAACGGAATCCCCCTGATCGACAGCTCGGGTGAGGAACTCTTCGACGACTGGTGCACGATGAATTTCATCGACCAAGACCCCCGCAGCCTGCCGGACCTGCGCCACCCCTTCAAGGAACTGTTTGCCCAAGAGCTGCTGCTGTTCCGGGAAATGACCACCAGGATCCTGGGAACAGCGCATAACGAGATCGACACCCTGATTCCTGCCGCGCTCTGCATGGATGCTGAAATGATCGCCCATCTCTGCCAAGGGGAGCACAGGGGCCGTACGACACGCTGA
- the guaA gene encoding glutamine-hydrolyzing GMP synthase codes for MKTDIHSQKILILDFGSQYTQLIARRVREAHVFCELHPFDMEMAAIRAFNPSGIILSGGPKSVYEPGAPAVAEELFELGVPVLGICYGMQLMSRHFGGEVVPAGKREFGHAELLCSGQPGQLFDGFFVGGASPVWMSHGDHVSRVPDGFQVVAYTENAPVCAIQDVSRNLYGVQFHPEVNHTPRGDQLIDTFVRAICGCTGHWTPGQIIEDAVTRIQEQVGSERVILGLSGGVDSSVAAALIHRAIGDQLTCVFVDNGLLRLEEGDQVMRTFAENLGVKVIRVNAEERFLSALAGESDPEKKRKIIGSLFVEIFDEESNRIEDARWLAQGTIYPDVIESAGAKTGKAHNIKSHHNVGGLPEYMKLKLLEPLRELFKDEVRAIGEELGLPHQMVWRHPFPGPGLAVRILGEVKKEYADILRRADAIFIEELYSSDHYHKISQAFAVFLPVKSVGVMGDGRTYEYVVALRAVETKDFMTASWYPLPYEDMARISARIINEVKGVNRVVYDISSKPPATIEWE; via the coding sequence ATGAAAACTGACATCCACAGCCAGAAGATCCTGATCCTCGATTTCGGCTCCCAGTACACCCAGCTGATCGCCCGGCGGGTGCGCGAGGCCCACGTGTTCTGCGAACTGCACCCCTTTGACATGGAGATGGCGGCCATCCGCGCCTTCAATCCCTCGGGCATCATCCTGTCCGGCGGCCCCAAATCGGTCTACGAGCCGGGAGCGCCGGCAGTTGCCGAGGAGCTGTTCGAGCTGGGAGTTCCGGTGCTGGGGATCTGCTACGGCATGCAGCTCATGAGCCGCCACTTCGGCGGAGAAGTGGTGCCTGCCGGCAAGCGCGAGTTCGGCCACGCCGAGTTGCTTTGTTCCGGCCAGCCCGGCCAGCTGTTCGACGGCTTCTTCGTGGGGGGGGCGAGCCCGGTCTGGATGAGTCATGGCGACCACGTCTCCCGCGTGCCGGACGGATTCCAGGTGGTGGCCTACACGGAGAACGCCCCGGTCTGCGCCATCCAGGATGTGAGCCGCAACCTGTACGGGGTGCAGTTCCATCCCGAGGTCAACCACACCCCCCGCGGCGACCAGCTGATCGACACCTTTGTGCGTGCCATCTGCGGCTGCACCGGTCACTGGACACCCGGCCAGATCATCGAGGATGCCGTTACCCGCATCCAAGAACAGGTGGGCAGCGAACGGGTGATCCTGGGGCTTTCCGGCGGGGTGGACTCGTCGGTGGCTGCCGCATTGATCCATCGGGCCATTGGCGACCAGCTGACCTGCGTCTTCGTGGACAACGGCCTGCTGCGCCTGGAGGAGGGTGACCAGGTGATGCGCACCTTTGCCGAAAACCTGGGGGTCAAGGTGATCCGGGTCAACGCCGAGGAGCGTTTCCTAAGCGCCCTGGCCGGGGAGAGCGATCCGGAGAAAAAGCGCAAGATCATCGGCAGCCTGTTCGTGGAGATCTTCGACGAGGAGTCCAACCGCATCGAGGACGCCCGCTGGCTGGCCCAGGGGACCATCTACCCGGACGTTATCGAGTCGGCCGGGGCCAAGACCGGCAAGGCCCACAACATCAAGAGCCACCACAACGTGGGCGGGCTTCCGGAGTACATGAAGCTCAAGCTCCTGGAACCGCTGCGCGAACTGTTCAAGGACGAGGTGCGCGCCATCGGCGAGGAGCTGGGGCTCCCCCATCAGATGGTCTGGCGCCACCCTTTCCCCGGGCCGGGACTGGCCGTGCGCATCCTGGGAGAGGTGAAGAAGGAGTACGCCGACATCCTTCGCAGGGCGGATGCCATCTTCATCGAGGAGCTCTACTCCTCCGACCATTACCACAAGATCAGCCAGGCTTTTGCCGTGTTCCTGCCGGTGAAGAGCGTGGGGGTCATGGGCGACGGCCGCACCTACGAGTATGTGGTGGCCCTGCGGGCGGTGGAAACCAAAGACTTCATGACCGCCAGCTGGTACCCGCTCCCCTACGAAGACATGGCCCGCATCAGTGCTAGGATCATCAACGAGGTCAAGGGGGTCAACCGGGTGGTGTACGACATCTCCAGCAAGCCGCCCGCCACCATCGAGTGGGAGTGA
- a CDS encoding PAS domain S-box protein yields MDASRNSGCSSPKQLMHSILQAIPDLISVVDTDFKIVYSNWRGGHEYAAPNRRKQNRHCYEVYYPDLNGRCDPCHLVQVFETGMSIVAEKFNPRVGYLEIHAFPIFDASGTVVMAGEYLRNISDRKHAEDALRGANQMLEALVNASPPAILTLDLDLNLTLWNPAAERMFGWKIDEVLGKSYPIVSIELMEELKENIRRLNRGEERQSMETRRLHRDGHFIDVSLSTAPMLNSEGGTIGYVAIMADISERKQAQQALRESEANYRAIFDAANDATFVFDVETGAMLDVNLKMCQMYGYLREEVLLLNVEQLSAGFPPYTFQDLMKLIWKTKRDQSHLFEWLAKDRSGRLFWVEVNMKGAVIGGEYKVLAVVRDISARKAAEEENRIMQERLLQANKMAAIGTLASGIAHEINNPNNYILSNAQFLSDIWPEINRVLTRYAEENGEFFLGKLGYGEAAAMIPKMLTGLTEGAYRIKGIVTGLKDFARQEKTRLDKPVDINKVIEAALSMLHNKIKQHTDNFSCSLDKALPPVRGRFRQLEQVIVNLTMNALESLPSRDRAVSIQTSYSQYLEQITIRVEDQGIGMTEEVQKAIFDPFFTTKLDRGGTGLGLSINFTIVKEHNGIIECDSSPGKGTVFYVRIPALRFEPEENGLP; encoded by the coding sequence GTGGATGCTTCACGGAACAGTGGCTGCTCATCGCCGAAACAGCTGATGCACAGCATCCTGCAGGCGATTCCCGACCTGATCTCCGTGGTCGATACTGATTTCAAGATCGTCTACAGCAACTGGAGGGGAGGGCATGAGTATGCCGCTCCCAACCGGCGCAAGCAGAACAGGCACTGCTATGAGGTCTATTATCCCGATCTGAACGGCCGCTGCGACCCCTGCCATCTGGTGCAGGTATTCGAAACCGGCATGAGCATCGTCGCCGAGAAATTCAATCCCAGGGTCGGCTATCTGGAGATTCACGCCTTCCCCATTTTCGATGCATCCGGCACTGTGGTCATGGCCGGCGAATACCTGCGCAACATATCCGACCGCAAGCATGCCGAAGACGCCCTTCGCGGGGCAAACCAGATGCTGGAAGCGCTGGTCAACGCATCGCCGCCTGCCATACTCACCCTGGACCTGGACCTGAACCTGACTCTCTGGAACCCGGCTGCCGAGCGGATGTTTGGCTGGAAGATAGACGAGGTGCTCGGCAAATCCTATCCCATCGTCTCCATCGAACTGATGGAGGAACTCAAGGAGAATATCCGCCGCCTGAACCGGGGGGAGGAGCGTCAATCCATGGAGACGAGGCGGCTGCACCGGGATGGCCATTTCATCGACGTCAGCCTGTCAACGGCCCCCATGCTGAACAGCGAGGGGGGCACCATCGGGTACGTGGCGATCATGGCCGATATCAGCGAGCGCAAGCAGGCGCAGCAGGCGCTCAGGGAATCCGAGGCCAATTACCGCGCCATTTTCGATGCGGCCAATGACGCCACCTTCGTGTTCGACGTGGAAACCGGCGCCATGCTGGATGTCAACCTGAAGATGTGCCAGATGTACGGCTACCTGCGCGAGGAGGTTTTGCTGCTCAACGTGGAACAGTTGAGCGCCGGATTCCCCCCCTATACTTTCCAGGATTTGATGAAACTGATCTGGAAGACCAAGAGAGACCAGTCCCACCTGTTCGAATGGCTGGCCAAGGACAGGTCCGGACGCCTCTTCTGGGTCGAGGTGAACATGAAAGGAGCCGTGATCGGGGGGGAGTACAAGGTCCTGGCGGTGGTGCGTGACATATCGGCGCGAAAGGCCGCCGAAGAGGAGAACAGGATCATGCAGGAGCGCCTCCTCCAGGCCAACAAGATGGCGGCGATCGGCACCCTGGCCTCGGGAATCGCCCACGAGATCAACAATCCCAACAACTATATCCTCTCCAATGCCCAGTTCCTGAGCGACATTTGGCCCGAGATCAACCGGGTTCTCACCCGCTACGCCGAGGAGAACGGCGAATTCTTCCTGGGCAAGCTGGGCTACGGCGAGGCGGCGGCCATGATCCCCAAAATGCTCACCGGTCTTACGGAAGGGGCCTACCGTATCAAGGGGATCGTCACCGGTCTGAAGGATTTCGCGCGTCAGGAAAAGACCCGTCTCGACAAGCCGGTGGACATCAACAAGGTCATCGAGGCGGCGCTCTCCATGCTGCACAACAAGATCAAGCAGCACACCGACAATTTCAGCTGCAGCCTGGACAAGGCGCTTCCGCCGGTCAGGGGGCGTTTCCGCCAGCTGGAACAGGTGATTGTCAACCTGACCATGAACGCCCTTGAGTCGCTTCCCTCCCGGGACCGGGCGGTTTCCATCCAGACCTCCTATTCCCAGTACCTGGAACAGATCACCATCAGGGTCGAGGATCAGGGGATCGGCATGACCGAGGAGGTGCAGAAGGCCATTTTCGATCCCTTTTTCACCACCAAGCTGGACCGGGGCGGAACCGGCCTGGGGCTTTCCATCAACTTCACCATTGTCAAAGAGCACAACGGCATCATCGAGTGCGATTCCAGTCCGGGGAAGGGCACCGTGTTTTATGTCAGAATACCGGCCCTGCGTTTCGAACCTGAGGAGAACGGGTTACCATGA
- a CDS encoding TlpA family protein disulfide reductase → MKKRLCLLALAILAALTMACQRNEQGIEGAAFTAAENRPAPEIVVSDLNGGSLRLSQLKGKVVLLNFWATWCPPCREEIPSMMRLNASMAGKPFQMVAVSLDEGGKTAIEEFFRAHGFLLPAYTDAQGKAASVYGVSGVPETFVIDKSGIVVKKIIGPLAWDAPDTIAFLEDLMKK, encoded by the coding sequence ATGAAGAAACGTCTCTGTCTGCTGGCGCTGGCAATCCTGGCCGCGCTGACCATGGCCTGCCAGCGGAACGAACAGGGGATCGAAGGAGCTGCTTTCACGGCCGCCGAAAACAGGCCCGCCCCGGAGATCGTTGTCAGCGACTTAAACGGCGGCAGCCTGCGGCTCTCCCAGCTGAAGGGGAAGGTGGTGCTGCTTAACTTCTGGGCCACCTGGTGCCCCCCCTGCCGGGAAGAGATCCCCTCCATGATGAGGCTCAACGCCTCCATGGCCGGCAAGCCGTTCCAGATGGTTGCCGTCTCCCTGGACGAGGGGGGCAAAACGGCCATAGAGGAGTTCTTTCGCGCTCACGGCTTTCTGCTGCCGGCCTACACCGACGCCCAGGGCAAGGCTGCCAGCGTCTACGGCGTCAGCGGCGTTCCGGAGACCTTTGTCATCGACAAAAGCGGCATCGTCGTCAAAAAGATCATCGGTCCCCTTGCCTGGGATGCTCCCGATACAATTGCCTTTCTTGAGGACCTGATGAAGAAGTAG
- a CDS encoding iron-containing alcohol dehydrogenase, with protein sequence MALAEQVYNFYIPAITKMGIGAVKELGPCAQFLKGTKALLVTDKGMADLGVADRMKQLLEVDGVQCVIFSGAEPNPTDLNVRAGIKVYRENNCDMLVSLGGGSSHDCAKGIGIVATNDGDIRDFAGVDTFKNALPPFIAINTTAGTASEMTSFAVITNSDIHVKMIFASPRITATIAINDPALMVGLPAPLTASTGMDALTHAVEAYVAALANPVTDACAIAAIKLIAEYLPQAVANGSNLEARDKMAYAEYLAGMAFSNAGIGIVHAMAHQPGALLNKPHGVCNAILLPHGCSFNLIACPQRYADIAQAMGVDTTGLMPMEAAERGVEAIRKLSAAVGIPAGLSEIGVKTSDIPTLAENAIKDICCLFNPRTIKLDDLTRLYTEAM encoded by the coding sequence ATGGCATTGGCTGAACAGGTATACAACTTTTATATCCCCGCAATAACGAAGATGGGTATCGGCGCTGTAAAGGAACTGGGACCTTGCGCTCAGTTTCTCAAGGGTACCAAAGCGCTGCTCGTTACCGATAAGGGCATGGCGGATCTTGGCGTTGCCGATCGGATGAAACAACTGCTCGAGGTTGACGGTGTCCAGTGTGTCATTTTCAGTGGTGCGGAACCAAACCCCACCGATCTGAACGTGCGGGCCGGGATCAAGGTGTATCGCGAAAACAACTGTGACATGCTCGTGAGCCTTGGTGGGGGCAGTTCCCATGACTGCGCCAAAGGGATCGGAATTGTTGCCACAAATGACGGTGATATCCGTGATTTCGCCGGAGTTGATACCTTCAAGAATGCGCTGCCCCCCTTTATTGCCATCAACACCACCGCCGGCACCGCCAGTGAGATGACATCGTTTGCCGTCATTACCAACAGCGATATTCATGTGAAGATGATCTTTGCCAGCCCCAGGATTACCGCCACCATCGCAATCAACGATCCGGCCCTGATGGTCGGCCTCCCTGCGCCATTGACCGCCTCAACCGGCATGGACGCACTCACCCATGCGGTGGAGGCGTATGTGGCGGCTCTCGCGAACCCGGTCACCGATGCCTGCGCCATTGCGGCCATCAAGCTTATCGCGGAATATCTTCCCCAGGCCGTTGCCAACGGCAGCAACCTTGAGGCCCGGGACAAGATGGCGTACGCCGAATATCTGGCAGGCATGGCATTCAGCAACGCCGGCATCGGCATCGTTCATGCCATGGCGCATCAGCCGGGCGCCCTGCTCAACAAGCCCCACGGCGTCTGCAACGCTATCCTGCTCCCCCACGGTTGCAGTTTCAACCTGATCGCCTGTCCCCAGCGCTACGCCGATATCGCCCAGGCCATGGGGGTGGACACCACCGGACTGATGCCCATGGAGGCTGCCGAGAGGGGCGTGGAAGCCATCCGCAAACTCTCCGCCGCGGTGGGTATCCCCGCCGGTCTCTCGGAAATCGGTGTCAAGACGAGCGACATTCCCACACTGGCCGAAAACGCCATCAAGGACATCTGCTGTCTCTTCAATCCCCGCACCATAAAGCTGGACGACCTGACCAGGCTGTACACCGAGGCGATGTAA
- a CDS encoding chemotaxis protein CheX, translating into MASITFEEIMFTVMSATQDTFKSYMNIDLLAGKVERRVDPVDSDVTGIVGIAGDRVGYIIIATDKKSAQIVAKELLMVDEAEDECIRDAVGELANNIAGAFKTKYHEQYGSVALGLPLVISGQLRAISEPPEENEVTSINVQCKGVTIPFRNAEGTIDLKIMVYM; encoded by the coding sequence TTGGCATCCATTACCTTTGAAGAAATCATGTTCACGGTCATGTCGGCTACCCAGGACACGTTCAAGAGCTACATGAACATCGACCTGCTGGCCGGCAAGGTGGAGAGGCGCGTCGACCCGGTTGATTCCGATGTCACCGGTATCGTCGGCATAGCCGGTGACCGGGTCGGCTACATCATCATCGCCACGGACAAGAAGTCGGCCCAGATCGTGGCCAAGGAACTCCTGATGGTTGACGAGGCGGAAGACGAGTGTATCCGCGATGCCGTGGGAGAGTTGGCCAACAACATTGCCGGTGCCTTCAAGACCAAGTATCACGAGCAGTACGGCAGTGTCGCCCTGGGGCTCCCCCTGGTGATCTCGGGACAGCTGCGCGCCATCTCGGAACCACCCGAGGAAAACGAGGTAACCAGCATCAACGTCCAATGCAAGGGGGTCACCATCCCCTTCAGGAACGCCGAAGGCACCATAGATCTGAAGATCATGGTCTACATGTAA
- a CDS encoding sigma-54-dependent transcriptional regulator: protein MTDGATFTILIVDDEQHILFSSESLLRFAGFREIRTLDDSRRVLSLLEKETIDLIVLDLFMPYVSGRELLTLLSRDYPHIPVIVMTAADEVDIAVDCMKGGAFDYLVKPVENARLVSCVKRALEISSLKNQVSQLREHLLSNRIENPGAFSALVSVSPKMSAIFQYCEVIARSRQPVIINGETGTGKELIAKAIHTASGLKGKFVPVNAAGLDDNMFSDTLFGHKKGAFTGADQARAGLIAQASGGTLFLDEIGDLHEVSQVKLLRLLQEQEYYQVGSDMPLVSDARVIVATNRDLRELTATGKFRNDLYFRLCTHQVQLPPLRKRAEDISVLLNHFLEESAQELKKKKPSYPPELVTLLSLYDFPGNVREMKALIFDAVARHGSGVLSLERFREHIGIRSAPPASASLPVKGVVDGLRQALDRLPTVREVEEYLVDEAMKLANGNQGIAASLLGFTRQTLNKRLRKNRENLP from the coding sequence ATGACCGACGGCGCCACCTTCACCATCCTGATCGTGGATGACGAGCAGCACATCCTGTTTTCTTCCGAATCCCTGCTCCGTTTTGCCGGTTTCAGGGAGATACGCACCCTGGATGACAGCCGACGGGTACTGTCGCTGCTGGAAAAGGAGACGATCGACCTGATCGTCCTGGACCTGTTCATGCCGTATGTGTCCGGCAGGGAGCTGCTGACCCTGCTCAGCCGCGATTATCCCCACATTCCGGTGATTGTCATGACCGCGGCCGACGAGGTCGATATTGCCGTCGACTGCATGAAGGGGGGTGCCTTCGACTACCTGGTGAAGCCGGTGGAGAATGCCCGCCTGGTCTCCTGTGTGAAGAGGGCGCTGGAGATCAGCAGTCTGAAGAACCAAGTGTCCCAACTGCGAGAGCACCTGCTCAGTAACCGCATCGAGAATCCCGGCGCCTTTTCCGCCCTGGTCTCGGTTAGTCCAAAGATGTCGGCCATCTTCCAGTACTGCGAGGTCATCGCCAGATCGCGGCAGCCGGTGATCATCAACGGCGAGACCGGCACCGGCAAGGAGCTGATCGCCAAGGCGATCCACACGGCAAGTGGGCTCAAGGGGAAATTCGTGCCGGTCAACGCTGCCGGTCTGGACGACAACATGTTTTCCGACACCCTCTTCGGCCACAAGAAGGGGGCCTTTACCGGCGCGGACCAGGCCCGGGCCGGCCTGATAGCCCAGGCCTCGGGCGGGACCCTGTTTCTGGACGAGATCGGTGACCTGCACGAGGTATCCCAGGTCAAGCTCCTGCGCCTGCTCCAGGAACAGGAGTACTACCAGGTCGGTTCCGACATGCCGCTGGTCAGCGATGCCCGCGTCATCGTGGCAACCAACAGGGATCTCCGGGAACTGACCGCGACGGGGAAGTTCCGCAACGACCTCTACTTCAGGCTCTGCACCCATCAGGTTCAACTTCCCCCCCTGCGGAAGCGTGCGGAGGATATTTCGGTGCTTTTGAACCATTTTCTGGAGGAGTCGGCACAGGAGCTGAAAAAGAAGAAGCCGTCCTACCCCCCGGAACTGGTCACCCTCCTCTCCCTGTATGATTTTCCCGGCAACGTGCGCGAGATGAAGGCGCTCATCTTCGACGCCGTGGCCCGCCACGGCAGCGGCGTCCTCTCCCTGGAGCGCTTCAGGGAGCACATTGGAATCCGCTCTGCACCGCCGGCCTCCGCTTCCCTTCCGGTAAAGGGTGTGGTGGACGGGTTGCGGCAGGCGCTGGACAGGCTTCCCACGGTGCGCGAGGTGGAGGAGTACCTGGTGGACGAAGCCATGAAGCTTGCCAACGGCAATCAGGGGATTGCCGCCTCACTGCTGGGATTCACCCGCCAGACCCTGAACAAGCGCCTGCGCAAGAACAGGGAAAACCTCCCCTGA
- a CDS encoding polyprenyl synthetase family protein → MQAALNIIGDDLKRVEQQFRTDLESDVPLIRKVGEYVLSSGGKRVRPALLLLAARLCDYQGDKAVPLASVIEFIHTATLLHDDVVDSATLRRGLASANTLWGNEASVLVGDFLFSKSFSLMVAVGSLDILKVLSDATTVIAEGEVMQLLCTGELELTEERYIDVVRSKTAILMSAACEAGAILGGAAPERRQALSDFGMNLGIAFQLMDDTLDYIATEEEFGKSIGHDLEEGKITMPLIHVLRHCTPSERDQIATVVEKDEMTLDEFRQVSGLVQRYGGIDYTVDAARRYIQGCADSLSLFASGPVADALLDLAGYVVTRSK, encoded by the coding sequence ATGCAAGCTGCACTGAATATCATCGGCGACGATTTGAAGCGAGTCGAACAGCAATTCCGCACGGACCTGGAGTCCGATGTTCCCCTGATCCGCAAGGTTGGCGAGTACGTGCTCTCCAGCGGCGGCAAACGCGTCAGGCCGGCACTGCTGCTTTTGGCTGCTCGCCTGTGCGACTACCAGGGAGACAAGGCCGTTCCCCTGGCCAGCGTCATAGAGTTCATCCACACCGCCACCCTGCTCCACGACGACGTTGTGGACAGCGCCACCCTGCGGCGCGGCCTGGCCTCGGCCAACACCCTCTGGGGCAATGAAGCCTCCGTGCTGGTGGGCGACTTCCTCTTCTCCAAATCCTTCTCCCTGATGGTTGCGGTCGGCAGCTTGGATATCCTCAAGGTGCTCTCCGACGCGACCACGGTGATCGCCGAGGGCGAGGTCATGCAGCTGCTCTGCACCGGCGAACTGGAGCTGACCGAGGAGCGCTACATCGATGTGGTACGCTCCAAGACCGCCATTCTCATGTCCGCGGCCTGCGAGGCCGGGGCGATTCTGGGGGGAGCGGCGCCGGAGCGGCGCCAGGCACTCTCCGATTTCGGCATGAATCTGGGCATCGCTTTCCAGCTCATGGACGACACGCTGGACTACATCGCCACCGAAGAGGAGTTCGGCAAGAGCATCGGCCACGACCTGGAGGAGGGGAAGATCACCATGCCCCTGATCCATGTCCTGCGTCACTGCACTCCCTCGGAGCGCGACCAGATCGCGACAGTTGTTGAAAAGGACGAGATGACCCTGGACGAATTCCGCCAGGTGTCGGGGCTGGTGCAGCGCTACGGCGGCATCGACTATACCGTGGATGCCGCGCGGCGCTACATCCAGGGCTGCGCTGACTCGTTGAGCCTGTTCGCTTCCGGCCCGGTGGCGGATGCGCTGCTGGATCTGGCCGGGTATGTGGTTACCCGCAGCAAGTGA
- a CDS encoding cytochrome c biogenesis CcdA family protein yields the protein MHTQDVTYAGAFVAGLLSFLSPCVLPLIPSYITYITGLSFADLQEQHPSHLVRRKTFLHSICFIIGFTAVFVLLGASATMIGSLLQQHAAAIRKIGGLLIFLFGAHVTGLVPLRLLLGEKRISVRNKPAGYAGSFLVGLVFAAGWTPCIGPILASILMVAANEARVAQGIILLLLYSLGLGIPFLLSSLALHQFLSLFNRFKRFIRLFEIITGVFLMLIGILLFSNWLSRLSGYASYLFGGV from the coding sequence ATCCATACCCAGGACGTAACCTATGCCGGCGCGTTCGTCGCCGGCCTGCTCTCCTTTCTCTCCCCCTGCGTCCTGCCACTGATTCCCTCGTACATCACCTACATCACCGGACTCTCCTTCGCCGATCTCCAGGAGCAGCATCCCTCGCACCTGGTGCGCAGAAAAACCTTTCTTCACTCCATCTGCTTCATCATAGGCTTTACCGCGGTATTCGTCCTCCTGGGCGCCTCGGCCACCATGATCGGTTCCCTGCTGCAGCAGCATGCCGCCGCCATCCGGAAGATCGGCGGCCTGCTGATCTTCCTTTTCGGTGCCCATGTCACCGGTCTGGTGCCGCTCAGGCTGCTGCTGGGGGAGAAACGCATCAGCGTGCGCAACAAGCCCGCAGGCTACGCGGGGAGCTTCCTGGTCGGCCTGGTGTTCGCCGCCGGCTGGACCCCCTGCATCGGCCCGATCCTGGCATCCATCCTGATGGTTGCGGCCAACGAGGCGAGGGTTGCCCAGGGGATCATCCTGCTCTTGCTCTACTCCCTGGGGCTGGGCATCCCGTTTCTGCTCTCTTCCCTGGCGCTGCACCAGTTCCTCTCCCTCTTCAACCGCTTCAAGCGTTTCATCCGTCTGTTTGAAATCATAACCGGAGTCTTTCTCATGCTGATCGGAATCCTGCTCTTCTCCAACTGGCTCTCGCGCCTGTCCGGCTATGCCTCATACCTGTTCGGGGGGGTGTAG